The DNA window ACAGCTTAGAAACGccacaaaaatcaaaaattgGTCTTTCAGTTTTATAACAGAAAGTACACTTGCAAAGATGTACCTTCTGCCAGAAAATTGGCGGTTGCAGAGTCATGAAAAACCACACCATCGTTTAGCTTGACTGAGTTCCTCACTTGCAACATTCTCATAAGGTAACGCACACCTTCTTGAAGACACTGTGAAGACACGGAGCATTGCAACACTTACTCAAGTCATGGCCACTAAAACTGGCACTGTGGAGTGAAAGGTTGGAGAAAGAACCTTAAGGAAAGTGGCTTTGTTCTTCTTGATCCATTGCTTGCGTTGGTGTAGTGTGTGGCAGTACATATATAATAATGCCCCACGCCTCCAGTAAAGGCACTCCAGCAGCTCCAGCCCCAGCACAGACTGCACCTGAACCCAACCACATCATCACACTATAGTTATTAAGAGCAGAGCTTTTGAATCTTATTCAGTCAATGCCAATTAAACTAGAAAAATATAGACCTGTAGGTTTTGTTTACTTATGCTATGTGttataatgcataaaaagttgcaaaaaaaaattgaatgcacTTTtgttgcaaacaaacaaacaacatatgaTACAacggtataaaaaaaaaaaaaagacatttcctAATCCAAAAATATTAACCATTGGGTGTGGATGCCTTATTTAGAATCAACAgcaaataatgaaacaaattgtTCCAAGTAAAGATCTTCTAAAGATACTGAAATACAACACCTCTTGTGCAGGTACCAGCCGCCCTGCTAACACCTCTGGCTCTGTCAAGTCCTGTAGCAACTGCTGAATTTTAAAAGGGGAAGTGTCCTCAGGAAACTCCTGATCTACAAGCCTGTTTTCCTCATAGAATGTAATGTCCAAGACAACCTGTAGAAAAGCAGGTAAAACAATGGGCCATATGAGCCACTACATCTAAAACAAGGTatctgcagtgtttttaaaatgaaacttgAGACTTTCTAAGCCCTGCACAAATAAGATACTATATGCAGAACAAACccatgcaaaaaaaatcatatattgcATATTCTTTTACTCAATTGAACAGGCTGGGCACACATTCACCTGCAAAAAACAATAgctgaacatttaaaaaagacaagTTTTATTcaacatatacatatgtattgaAATCGGCTGATGtactaatatataattacatatgaATTAGGTTTTGATCGATATTGAAATTTGCTGATATAATATGTTTAAAGAAAAGCCACTAAACAGATTAGTGtcgataataataaaatttacatattgaatgtgttaaataatgttcttagtcTCTCCTTTCTGTAAGAGGGTGAAATTAAATTCCAGATGTAGAAAAAAACTGGATAATGTgtgaatttgaaatataaataagcaTGAAAACACTGActcttcattttaaatgtctgcagtttattatttgcattagGCCATATTGCTTTACCGCCTCAAATTTAAGACATCCTAAATTTATATTGAAGACTTCAAACTTTTGATGAAACTGAATTCAAGACACTTTTAAGGATGTATGGGACCCTGTTAAATTTTGTATTGTTCACACATTCAACATGTTAATCTATagttataatagaatataattataattataatagaatGTTGCAGGTGAGACCCGTGTTATGTGAAGTACCTGTGTATAATCCTGCAGCAGTTTAGGGAGGCTGCTGCTCTCTCCTCCATGTCTATAATGGGTTTTCAACTTGTCAAGTATGGAAGATGCATTCTGTAAGTAGTCATCatctagaaaaaacaaacaaaaaatacaatatgttaatatttaataccTAATAGAGGATATACAACATGAGAGTTTACAGTTGGTGGTCTAAGAAAAACAGCTGATGTTATATAGGCTATTGTTCCAGCAAAATATTGGCCCTAAATGACTTTCTGGAATCAggattttaaatatatctataaaaagaaaatattacactTATATAGCAGCTTTAATGAATGTAAATCTATAATCTAAAGCTCAGCTTTTGGtataaaacaaattcaacacCACAACGACTAAGAAACTAGCTCTGCAAAATCAACATTGCACTGTCTAAAAAGagcttgttttaaaaacactgtgtACGTCctctgttttattctgattaCACTCTATCTGCTGAGAATAATTCAACTGAAGCATTTGAAAACAAGAATGCATTGGTATGTGTGTACACTATGTATGATTTACAGGACCCAAAAATAGTGCAATAATCTGCATCATTCAGACTACAAGTAAATAACacagaattgtgattttttttctgatcatgCATCTGTGCCTTGTTTTATATTAACGTGCCCTTTTGTCTGGCTGAAGTAGGCAAATACGTATTGAATAATTCTGCTAAAAGAGTTTGACAGGCCATTAAATTCTTACTTACCTCTCATATTATTTAATGTGAGGTTGTAATATGACATTGCAAAATGACTATAACGatgtatgttatgttttatattatttgtgcATCGCGTTCTGTATCACAGCATGACCACATGCGACTTCACTCAATTTATGCAAACTGGATCTTACTAGCTAGCATTACGTTCAAAATGACAGATCGTAATAAACGTGCTTTACCTTTTACATTAGCTTGCGGTTTAGTGTAAGTACTACGGTGTTCGTATGAACTAGTTAGTCAAACATATGTCGTATAAACGGGGTGATAGATGGGCAGGAAAATGTTTGTTGTGATTCGCAGGAATGCTAACGCAGAGCAGCTAAGCTAACCAGCTAACGATGACAACACCGGGCTGATTCTGCCACTGAACATGCATTTTCTAAAATAACGGGAGGCTACTTTTGCGCAACTGACGACATGATTCCCGGTTACCTGGTTTCTCCGTCCGAAGAGTGGCACACTTGTTATCTAACTCAAAAATCCTCCTCTCCAGCTCGACGCTTCGTCTGTAGTCGTCGGCCATGACTGCAAACGACAGTCACGTGACGAGCGCGCGATTACTCACGTGCAGAGGAATACAGGGAtgttttcttctttaatttcATTCATAAACTTCACGCCTGGCACTGACATCAAAGTAGGAGCTTACTTTGTCAAAATTATCCCCATAATATTCTGTGTTTGATAACAGTGGATTGAAATATTGGCAGAAGTTTTGAATGGGAGTCCGACTCATTTCCGCGAATCGATTCTTTCAAACAGCTTTTTATAAAGAATCACTTCAAGGAAAGATTCATCAATTATTTTAGGTTATGACGTAAATGTGCCATCACGTGGTGTCATGTTGCGCTTGTGTCCGATTAGCATATATATTTctgttactttttatgtaatttacttttgataattactgttattatcggttttgtgtatgtatttttattagttgtatttgcattttatttatttattcattaattgatttataaataataataatttcccctGACTGTTGTtgttatatagaatttttttaaataaaaaaccttaaaaaacattttaaaaaaagcacaagtAGGTTCACTTTATATGATAGTGAGCACAAGTACGAAAcacatattaaatatcattaaaaaaaatagccaaacAATGCACATTCATTATAGTTTtttagtgtaaataataataaaaaagtgcttaggttctaaatgttttaatgagCTGGATCAAGGCTGCACTACCTCTCACAATACTATCTAGTAatttcttaatataatataatataatataatataatataatataatataatataatataatataatatggatCACTGAGACATGTACTAAATAGCTGCCTTGTTCAATCTGGAACCACTCTGAAAGATTCACGATTCATGACTGGTATGGTGAACATCCGACACATTAAAAAAGATCCGATTCATGAATCGGAAATCGCTAGATGGTGGTGAGAGGGTTAAATGCAAATAAGCTAATCGAGCCCCCGACACTCCTTCTCATACTTCATTCCCGCCTATCTGAGATCAACGAGGGCATACTGTCACCATCATTCACTACACACAATATTAGGCCTGTAATTTGCAGACATGGCGAGTCTTAAAGCGCTATCTAGAGTGGAGAGTGTGATCATCAGGAACGTGACAGCGACGATCAGGACGAACATCTCGCGATTCTCCGTAGGCAAGGTCAGTGTTTACTAACAAAAGACGGTGCTTCCGAAATTTTGCACGATGTTGAACGTGTCGGTgcttctgtttttgtctttttttgaacCCCACTTTGCATTGCATGGAGAAGATAGATAAACGTGCAGATCTTATTAGAaggctatattaatatatatgtgagGTGTGTGCATGAGTTTAAAAGAATGATGTTGCAACGCTTATATATGTACTTGAATTCAAAAGC is part of the Cyprinus carpio isolate SPL01 chromosome A8, ASM1834038v1, whole genome shotgun sequence genome and encodes:
- the LOC109095200 gene encoding UPF0600 protein C5orf51 homolog, with product MADDYRRSVELERRIFELDNKCATLRTEKPDDDYLQNASSILDKLKTHYRHGGESSSLPKLLQDYTQVVLDITFYEENRLVDQEFPEDTSPFKIQQLLQDLTEPEVLAGRLVPAQEVQSVLGLELLECLYWRRGALLYMYCHTLHQRKQWIKKNKATFLKCLQEGVRYLMRMLQVRNSVKLNDGVVFHDSATANFLAEGIFSDTHLLTMMYIGEMCFWAVKYEDCSMDTTERKEDRLHFRDIGTQILHKYVLACEGPLQGQGWNTENAKEILSILQ